From a single Streptomyces rubradiris genomic region:
- a CDS encoding ABC transporter ATP-binding protein, producing the protein MKEDLVLPTAREAAADAPPEPLLEVSGLVKHFPVKGGFPIKRTVGAVQAVDGLDFRVAAGESFGLVGESGCGKSTTGRLITRLLEPTGGTITYRGRDISHATRRQLAPVRSEIQMIFQDPYSSLNPRQTVGKIISGPMEINNINPEGGREKRVRELLEIVGLNPEHYNRFPHEFSGGQRQRIGVARALALEPKLIVADEPVSALDVSIQAQVVNLLQKVQNELGIAFVFIAHDLAVVRHFSQRVAVMYLGKIIEMGDRDSIYTRPRHPYTHALLSAVPEVTLTEDEAPRRERIRLAGDVPSPISPPSGCRFRTRCWKAQDKCAAEEPPLVRLSGNRDGHLTACHFPEEPTTGARAEDIVLDPALTALEEDQAG; encoded by the coding sequence ATGAAAGAGGACCTGGTCCTCCCCACCGCCCGCGAGGCCGCCGCGGACGCGCCGCCGGAACCCCTGCTGGAGGTCTCGGGGCTGGTCAAGCATTTCCCCGTCAAGGGCGGCTTCCCCATCAAGCGGACCGTCGGCGCCGTCCAGGCCGTGGACGGGCTGGACTTCCGGGTGGCCGCGGGCGAGAGCTTCGGCCTGGTCGGCGAGTCCGGCTGCGGCAAGTCGACCACCGGCCGGCTGATCACCCGCCTGCTGGAACCGACCGGCGGGACGATCACCTATCGCGGCCGGGACATCAGCCACGCCACGCGCAGGCAGCTCGCCCCCGTCCGCTCCGAGATCCAGATGATCTTCCAGGACCCGTACTCGTCACTGAACCCGCGGCAGACGGTCGGCAAGATCATCTCCGGGCCGATGGAGATCAACAACATCAACCCGGAAGGCGGCCGGGAGAAGCGGGTCCGCGAACTGCTGGAGATCGTCGGCCTGAACCCCGAGCACTACAACCGGTTCCCGCACGAGTTCTCCGGCGGCCAGCGGCAACGCATCGGTGTGGCACGGGCGTTGGCCCTGGAGCCGAAGCTGATCGTCGCCGACGAACCGGTCTCCGCCCTGGACGTCTCCATCCAGGCCCAGGTCGTCAACCTGCTCCAGAAGGTGCAGAACGAACTCGGCATCGCGTTCGTGTTCATCGCCCACGACCTCGCCGTCGTCCGGCACTTCTCCCAGCGCGTCGCCGTGATGTACCTCGGCAAGATCATCGAGATGGGGGACCGCGACTCCATCTACACCCGCCCGCGCCACCCCTACACCCACGCCCTGCTCTCCGCCGTCCCCGAGGTGACCCTGACGGAGGACGAGGCGCCCCGGCGCGAGCGGATCCGGCTGGCCGGTGACGTGCCGTCCCCCATCTCCCCGCCCTCCGGCTGCCGCTTCCGCACCCGCTGCTGGAAGGCCCAGGACAAGTGCGCCGCCGAGGAGCCCCCGTTGGTCCGTCTCTCCGGCAACCGGGACGGCCACCTCACGGCCTGCCACTTCCCGGAGGAGCCGACCACCGGGGCCCGGGCCGAGGACATCGTGCTGGACCCGGCACTGACGGCGCTGGAGGAGGACCAAGCGGGTTAG
- a CDS encoding ABC transporter permease, translating to MLRFLVRRVIGALVILLIISAITFWLFYAVPRDPAMMSCGKNCTPENLEQIRKNLGIDKPIPVQYWHWLVGIFAGRDYPGFDYCDAPCLGYSFANREPVFDTIMDRLPTTLSLAFGAAVVFLILGIGAGMLAALKQGKFLDKFASSASLLGSSLQVYFVGYIAMFFFVAQLGWLDQPQYTPLTENPAAWFSGLLLPWLVLAIIFTANYTRMTRSQLVEQLSEDYVRTARAKGLSRANVFFRFAWRGAMGPIVTVFGIDLGTLIGGAIITESTFSLQGIGRLAVKSVDQSDLPMLLGVTLLAAGAIVFFNIIVDAVYALIDPRIRLA from the coding sequence ATGCTCCGCTTCCTTGTCCGCCGAGTCATCGGCGCGCTGGTCATCTTGCTGATCATCAGCGCCATCACCTTCTGGCTCTTCTACGCCGTGCCGCGTGACCCCGCCATGATGTCCTGCGGCAAGAACTGCACGCCTGAGAACCTTGAGCAGATCAGGAAGAACCTGGGCATCGACAAGCCGATCCCGGTGCAGTACTGGCACTGGCTCGTGGGCATCTTCGCCGGCCGCGACTACCCCGGCTTCGACTACTGCGACGCCCCCTGCCTCGGGTACTCCTTCGCCAACCGTGAGCCCGTCTTCGACACGATCATGGACCGGCTGCCCACCACCCTCTCGCTCGCCTTCGGCGCGGCCGTCGTCTTCCTGATCCTCGGTATCGGCGCGGGCATGCTCGCGGCCCTGAAGCAGGGCAAGTTCCTGGACAAGTTCGCCAGCTCCGCCTCGCTGCTCGGCTCCTCCCTCCAGGTCTACTTCGTCGGTTACATCGCGATGTTCTTCTTCGTCGCGCAGCTCGGATGGCTCGACCAGCCGCAGTACACCCCGCTGACCGAGAACCCGGCCGCCTGGTTCTCCGGGCTCCTGCTGCCCTGGCTGGTGCTCGCGATCATCTTCACCGCCAACTACACCCGCATGACCCGCTCCCAGCTGGTCGAGCAACTGAGCGAGGACTACGTCCGCACGGCACGGGCCAAGGGCCTGTCCCGGGCGAACGTGTTCTTCCGGTTCGCCTGGCGCGGTGCGATGGGCCCGATCGTCACGGTGTTCGGCATCGACCTGGGGACGCTGATCGGCGGCGCCATCATCACCGAGTCGACCTTCAGCCTCCAGGGCATCGGCCGGCTCGCGGTGAAGTCCGTGGACCAGAGCGACCTGCCGATGCTGCTCGGTGTGACGCTGCTGGCGGCCGGCGCGATCGTGTTCTTCAACATCATCGTGGATGCCGTCTACGCCTTGATCGACCCGCGGATCCGGCTCGCCTGA
- a CDS encoding ABC transporter ATP-binding protein yields MSNAQPLLDVSGLTKHFPIKGGFPIKRTVGAVQAVDGLDFQVAEGESLGLVGESGCGKSTTGRLITRLLEPTGGKITYRGQDITHAGRKELAPIRSEIQMIFQDPYASLNPRQTVGKIISGPMEINNINPEGGREKRVRELLEIVGLNPEHYNRFPHEFSGGQRQRIGVARALALEPKLIVADEPVSALDVSIQAQVVNLLQKVQNELGIAFVFIAHDLAIVRHFSQRVAVMYLGKIVEIADREDLYGNPRHPYTRALLSAVPEATVEEEPRERIRLAGDVPSPINPPSGCRFRTRCWKATEKCASEAPPLVQVEGNKPGHLTACHYPETSDTVPAPRLAKDPEAAA; encoded by the coding sequence ATGAGCAACGCGCAACCGCTCCTGGACGTCAGCGGTCTGACCAAGCACTTCCCGATCAAGGGCGGCTTCCCCATCAAGCGGACCGTCGGCGCCGTCCAGGCCGTCGACGGGCTGGACTTCCAGGTCGCCGAGGGCGAGAGCCTGGGCCTGGTCGGCGAGTCCGGCTGCGGCAAGTCGACCACCGGCCGGCTGATCACCCGCCTGCTGGAACCGACCGGCGGCAAGATCACCTACCGGGGCCAGGACATCACGCACGCCGGCCGCAAGGAGCTGGCGCCGATCCGCTCCGAGATCCAGATGATCTTCCAGGACCCGTACGCCTCGCTGAACCCGCGGCAGACGGTCGGCAAGATCATCTCCGGGCCGATGGAGATCAACAACATCAACCCGGAAGGCGGCCGGGAGAAGCGGGTCCGCGAACTGCTGGAGATCGTCGGCCTGAACCCCGAGCACTACAACCGGTTCCCGCACGAGTTCTCCGGCGGCCAGCGGCAACGCATCGGTGTGGCACGGGCGTTGGCCCTGGAACCGAAGCTGATCGTCGCCGACGAACCGGTCTCCGCCCTGGACGTCTCCATCCAGGCCCAGGTCGTCAACCTGCTCCAGAAGGTGCAGAACGAACTCGGCATCGCGTTCGTGTTCATCGCCCACGACCTCGCCATCGTCCGGCACTTCTCCCAGCGCGTCGCCGTGATGTACCTCGGCAAGATCGTGGAGATCGCCGACCGCGAGGACCTGTACGGCAACCCGCGCCACCCCTACACGCGGGCCCTGCTGTCCGCCGTGCCCGAGGCGACGGTGGAGGAGGAGCCGCGCGAGCGCATCCGACTGGCCGGTGACGTACCGTCGCCGATCAACCCGCCCTCCGGCTGCCGGTTCCGCACCCGCTGCTGGAAGGCGACCGAGAAGTGCGCGTCGGAGGCGCCGCCGCTGGTGCAGGTGGAGGGCAACAAGCCGGGCCACCTGACGGCCTGCCACTACCCGGAGACGTCGGACACCGTGCCCGCCCCGCGCCTCGCCAAGGACCCCGAGGCGGCGGCCTGA
- a CDS encoding ABC transporter substrate-binding protein, with product MMSQRARAARAVVIALAAGSLALTACSKNEGGKSGKDTKEDQKEAAVQSEPVVYADAEGSTGPAKDVPGARSGGTITVYQEAGLSHLDPAQIYVNDSGQVANLLFRRLTQFQEDDKGNVSVVGDLATDSGKSSDGGRTWTYTLKDGIKDENGNALTSADVRHTVERQYAKFIFDGPTYLQTWLSGTDYRKALPGGGFDGKHLPASVLDTPDDKTVVFHFDQPRPDLPQTLAMHGYAVVPAKGDTKERYEKKPVATGPYKVAENKAGKTLKLVRNTNWDPKTDSVRHQYVDGFTIQFGVTESTQTKRLLADEGDNKNAIQLTGGIDATQIQDVIRNPEANKRTVRGYQPYVMALTFNLDRVKNKKVREAAAYAVNSKSLIAGEGGAYGGEVAPNLFAPTLPGYEPSYDPYGRLKTPQGNAAKAKELLQDVPAAEKKLVLAYANSEQGQRRKVALEDALTKAGFDVVAKEIDAASYYEQLGKLDNPYDMYITGWGQDWPSPGTVVTPIYDGSQVFDGSSNYSHVKDPKVDALIKKALTQQPAEAAKTWKEAHHYLLENVLPAAPLWYAKQFQLSGSNVGGARYGTVSSLIDINRLYLKS from the coding sequence ATGATGTCTCAGCGTGCCCGCGCAGCGCGTGCCGTCGTGATCGCCCTCGCGGCCGGCTCCCTCGCCCTCACGGCCTGCTCGAAGAACGAGGGCGGCAAGTCCGGGAAGGACACCAAGGAGGACCAGAAGGAGGCGGCGGTCCAGTCCGAACCGGTCGTCTACGCCGACGCCGAGGGATCGACCGGACCCGCGAAGGACGTGCCCGGCGCCAGGTCCGGCGGCACGATCACCGTCTACCAGGAAGCGGGCCTGTCCCATCTGGACCCCGCCCAGATCTACGTCAACGACTCCGGCCAGGTGGCCAACCTGCTCTTCCGCCGCCTGACCCAGTTCCAGGAGGACGACAAGGGCAACGTCTCGGTCGTCGGCGACCTCGCCACCGACTCCGGCAAGTCCTCCGACGGCGGCAGGACCTGGACGTACACGCTGAAGGACGGCATCAAGGACGAGAACGGCAACGCCCTCACCTCCGCCGACGTCCGGCACACCGTCGAGCGCCAGTACGCGAAGTTCATCTTCGACGGCCCCACCTATCTGCAGACCTGGCTGAGCGGCACCGACTACCGCAAGGCCCTGCCCGGCGGCGGCTTCGACGGCAAGCACCTGCCGGCCTCGGTGCTGGACACCCCCGACGACAAGACGGTGGTCTTCCACTTCGACCAGCCGCGCCCGGACCTGCCACAGACGCTCGCCATGCACGGCTACGCCGTCGTCCCCGCGAAGGGAGACACCAAGGAGCGGTACGAGAAGAAGCCGGTCGCCACCGGACCGTACAAGGTCGCGGAGAACAAGGCCGGCAAGACCCTGAAGCTGGTGCGCAACACCAACTGGGACCCGAAGACCGACTCCGTGCGCCACCAGTACGTGGACGGCTTCACCATCCAGTTCGGCGTCACCGAGTCCACGCAGACCAAGCGGCTGCTCGCCGACGAGGGCGACAACAAGAACGCCATCCAGCTCACCGGCGGCATCGACGCCACCCAGATCCAGGACGTCATCAGGAACCCGGAAGCCAACAAGCGCACCGTCAGGGGCTACCAGCCCTACGTCATGGCGCTGACCTTCAACCTCGACCGGGTCAAGAACAAGAAGGTCCGCGAGGCCGCCGCCTACGCGGTCAACTCCAAGTCCCTCATCGCCGGCGAGGGCGGCGCCTACGGCGGTGAGGTCGCACCGAACCTCTTCGCGCCGACGCTGCCCGGCTACGAGCCCTCCTACGACCCCTACGGCCGGCTGAAGACCCCGCAGGGCAACGCCGCCAAGGCCAAGGAACTCCTCCAGGACGTTCCGGCCGCCGAGAAGAAGCTCGTCCTCGCCTACGCCAACAGCGAGCAGGGCCAGCGGCGCAAGGTCGCCCTCGAGGACGCGCTGACCAAGGCCGGCTTCGACGTCGTGGCCAAGGAGATCGACGCGGCCAGCTACTACGAGCAGCTCGGCAAGCTCGACAACCCCTACGACATGTACATCACCGGCTGGGGCCAGGACTGGCCGTCCCCGGGCACGGTCGTCACCCCGATCTACGACGGCTCGCAGGTCTTCGACGGCTCCTCCAACTACTCGCACGTGAAGGACCCGAAGGTCGACGCCCTCATCAAGAAGGCGCTGACCCAGCAGCCGGCCGAGGCCGCCAAGACCTGGAAGGAAGCCCACCACTACCTGCTGGAGAACGTCCTCCCGGCGGCCCCGCTGTGGTACGCGAAGCAGTTCCAGCTCTCCGGCTCGAACGTGGGCGGCGCCCGCTACGGCACGGTGTCCAGCCTCATCGACATCAACCGGCTGTACCTGAAGTCGTGA
- a CDS encoding class I SAM-dependent methyltransferase → MVDNAFDDLSLAALYDRLNPWGPGDEFYLGLLREAGSVLDIGCGTGQLLRRARAEGHRGRLMGLDPAAAMLTQARQARPDVEWVLGDMRVRRWQEEFDLAVMTGHAFQELVTDEEIRACLHAVRAALRDGGRFVFETRNPGARPWERWTPDRVHEVTAADGTAVRVWHEVRGESLDRGLVRYTETYDGDGWPAPRTAHNVLRFLDAGSLEYFLTEAGLRVVEQYGDWERGPLTPGSPEIVTVARKA, encoded by the coding sequence GTGGTGGACAACGCCTTCGACGATCTCTCACTCGCCGCGCTCTACGACCGCCTCAACCCCTGGGGACCGGGGGACGAGTTCTACCTCGGTCTGCTGCGGGAGGCCGGCTCCGTGCTGGACATCGGGTGCGGCACCGGGCAGTTGCTGCGGCGGGCCCGTGCCGAAGGGCACCGGGGGCGGCTGATGGGGCTCGACCCGGCCGCCGCGATGCTCACCCAGGCGCGACAGGCCCGGCCCGACGTCGAATGGGTGCTCGGCGACATGCGGGTGCGGCGCTGGCAGGAGGAGTTCGACCTCGCCGTCATGACCGGGCACGCCTTCCAGGAACTGGTGACGGACGAGGAGATCCGGGCCTGTCTGCACGCCGTCCGCGCGGCCCTGAGGGACGGCGGGCGGTTCGTGTTCGAGACCCGCAATCCGGGCGCCCGGCCCTGGGAGCGGTGGACCCCGGACCGGGTGCACGAGGTCACCGCCGCCGATGGCACCGCGGTACGGGTGTGGCACGAGGTGCGGGGCGAGAGCCTGGACCGGGGCCTGGTGCGGTACACGGAGACCTACGACGGCGACGGCTGGCCCGCGCCCAGGACCGCCCACAACGTACTGCGCTTCCTCGACGCCGGGTCACTGGAGTACTTCCTCACCGAGGCCGGTCTGCGGGTCGTCGAGCAGTACGGGGACTGGGAGCGGGGGCCGCTCACCCCCGGCTCCCCCGAGATAGTCACCGTGGCGCGAAAGGCATAG
- a CDS encoding ABC transporter permease has product MVQFIIRRTVGAFVTLFLIGAATFFLFVAAPSDYASLACGKDCSPQRLADIREALGLDLPLARQFWDFMSGIVTGRDFPAGHCPAPCLGVSFYSGDMVWSTIMDRFPLTLTLTAGGAVVFLLVGIGAGMIAAYRRGTLVDKVATGASMVLSSFQIYFLGPVVLTILVYSTGWMEDPKYVPLTRDPVGWFVGMAIPVCVLATIFTAQYTRMTRSSMIEQLAEDHVRTARAKGMSRRYVFLRYAWRGSLIPIVTILGIDVSSMLGGAVVTELTFSLQGIGRLAVDGAVNKDLPLTMGVMLFGAFFILLINILTDITYAWIDPRIRLS; this is encoded by the coding sequence ATGGTCCAGTTCATCATCCGGCGCACGGTCGGCGCCTTCGTCACGCTGTTCCTCATCGGGGCGGCGACGTTCTTCCTCTTCGTGGCCGCACCCTCCGACTACGCCTCCCTGGCCTGCGGCAAGGACTGCTCGCCCCAGCGGCTGGCGGACATCAGGGAGGCGCTGGGGCTCGACCTGCCCCTGGCCCGGCAGTTCTGGGACTTCATGTCCGGCATCGTGACGGGCCGGGACTTCCCGGCCGGCCACTGCCCGGCGCCTTGCCTGGGCGTGTCGTTCTACTCCGGGGACATGGTCTGGAGCACCATCATGGACCGGTTCCCGCTCACCCTCACCCTGACCGCCGGCGGCGCCGTCGTCTTCCTCCTCGTCGGGATCGGCGCGGGCATGATCGCCGCCTACCGGCGCGGCACCCTGGTGGACAAGGTCGCCACCGGCGCCTCCATGGTGCTCAGCTCCTTCCAGATCTACTTCCTCGGCCCGGTCGTGCTGACGATCCTCGTCTACAGCACCGGCTGGATGGAGGACCCGAAGTACGTGCCCCTCACCCGGGACCCGGTCGGCTGGTTCGTCGGGATGGCGATCCCGGTCTGCGTGCTGGCCACGATCTTCACCGCGCAGTACACCCGTATGACCCGCTCGTCCATGATCGAGCAGCTCGCCGAGGACCACGTGCGCACCGCCCGCGCCAAGGGCATGTCCCGCAGATACGTCTTCCTGCGCTACGCCTGGCGCGGCTCGCTCATCCCCATCGTCACCATCCTCGGCATCGACGTCAGCTCCATGCTGGGCGGCGCCGTCGTCACCGAACTGACCTTCTCCCTCCAGGGCATCGGCCGGCTCGCCGTGGACGGCGCGGTCAACAAGGACCTGCCGCTGACCATGGGAGTGATGCTGTTCGGCGCCTTCTTCATCCTGCTCATCAACATCCTCACCGACATCACCTACGCGTGGATCGACCCCCGCATCCGGCTCTCCTAG
- a CDS encoding ABC transporter ATP-binding protein — MTSTDQQPFLSVKDLQVHFSTEDGIVKAVDGLSFDIAKGQTLGIVGESGSGKSVTNLTILGLHDRHRTAIDGQILLDGKELLTASEKELERLRGNKMAMIFQDALASLSPYHTIGTQIGETYRKHTGASKKEARARAIEMLKRVGIPQPDVRVDDYPHQFSGGMRQRAMIAMALVCDPELLIADEPTTALDVTVQAQILDLLKELQQEFGTAIIFITHDLGVIADIADDVLVMYGGRCVERGTKKEVLSSPQHPYTLGLLGSMPSLDGPVDVPLSPIPGSPPSLLNPPSGCRFHPRCTFTDKVTGGLCSTERPLLEVVDGRGSACHLPAEQRADLFADYTASRH; from the coding sequence GTGACGAGCACCGATCAGCAGCCGTTCCTCTCCGTCAAGGACCTCCAGGTCCACTTCTCCACCGAGGACGGCATCGTCAAGGCCGTCGACGGGCTCAGCTTCGACATCGCCAAGGGGCAGACGCTCGGCATCGTGGGTGAGTCGGGCTCCGGCAAGTCCGTCACCAACCTGACGATCCTGGGCCTCCACGACCGCCACCGCACCGCGATCGACGGTCAGATCCTGCTGGACGGCAAGGAGCTGCTCACCGCCTCCGAGAAGGAGCTGGAGCGGCTGCGCGGCAACAAGATGGCCATGATCTTCCAGGACGCGCTGGCCTCGCTGTCGCCGTACCACACGATCGGCACGCAGATCGGTGAGACGTACCGCAAGCACACCGGCGCCTCCAAGAAGGAGGCCCGGGCGCGGGCGATCGAGATGCTGAAGCGGGTCGGGATTCCCCAGCCGGACGTGCGGGTGGACGACTACCCGCACCAGTTCTCCGGCGGTATGCGCCAGCGCGCGATGATCGCCATGGCGCTGGTCTGCGACCCCGAGCTGCTGATCGCCGACGAGCCGACCACCGCCCTGGACGTGACGGTCCAGGCCCAGATCCTGGACCTGCTCAAGGAACTCCAGCAGGAGTTCGGCACGGCGATCATCTTCATCACCCACGACCTCGGGGTCATCGCCGACATCGCGGACGACGTCCTGGTGATGTACGGCGGCCGGTGCGTGGAACGGGGCACCAAGAAGGAGGTGCTGAGCAGCCCTCAGCACCCCTACACCCTCGGCCTGCTCGGCTCCATGCCGAGCCTGGACGGCCCGGTCGACGTGCCGCTCTCGCCGATCCCCGGTTCGCCGCCGTCGCTGCTCAACCCGCCCTCCGGCTGCCGCTTCCACCCGCGCTGTACCTTCACCGACAAGGTCACGGGCGGACTGTGCTCCACCGAGCGACCGCTCCTGGAGGTGGTGGACGGCAGGGGATCGGCCTGCCACCTCCCCGCCGAGCAGCGGGCGGACCTCTTCGCCGACTACACCGCCTCCCGGCACTGA
- a CDS encoding ABC transporter ATP-binding protein, with amino-acid sequence MTTVTKAEGAPGPAGPGGFLSVRDLRVTFSTEDGPVRAVDGLSFDVDRGRTLGIVGESGSGKSVTNLTVLGLHDPLFTTIDGEIVLDGKELLTATEKELERLRGNRVAMIFQDPLTALSPFYTIGRQIAEPYMKHTGASKKAAWARAVEMLGKVGIPHPAERARDYPHQFSGGMRQRAMIAMALVCDPDLLIADEPTTALDVTVQAQILDLLKDLQREFGTAIVFITHDLGVIADMADDIMVMYAGRAVERGTVDEVLRAPRHPYTWGLLNSMPRLDSDLAAPLAPIPGTPPSLLTPPPGCRFHPRCAFRDRVGGDRCVTESPALAPGRSSACHLGAEQQRTIFTEEIRPRLG; translated from the coding sequence GTGACCACAGTGACCAAGGCCGAGGGCGCGCCGGGCCCGGCCGGGCCGGGCGGATTCCTCTCGGTGCGCGATCTCCGGGTGACGTTCTCCACCGAGGACGGCCCGGTCAGGGCCGTCGACGGGCTCTCCTTCGACGTCGACCGCGGCCGGACCCTCGGCATCGTGGGCGAGTCGGGCTCGGGCAAGTCGGTCACCAATCTGACCGTCCTCGGGCTGCACGACCCGCTGTTCACGACCATCGACGGGGAGATCGTCCTGGACGGCAAGGAACTGCTCACCGCCACCGAGAAGGAGCTGGAGCGGCTCCGCGGCAACCGGGTGGCGATGATCTTCCAGGACCCGCTCACCGCGCTGTCGCCCTTCTACACCATCGGCCGGCAGATCGCCGAGCCCTACATGAAGCACACCGGCGCCTCGAAGAAGGCCGCCTGGGCACGTGCCGTGGAGATGCTCGGCAAGGTCGGCATCCCGCACCCCGCGGAGCGCGCCCGGGACTATCCGCACCAGTTCTCCGGCGGTATGCGCCAGCGCGCGATGATCGCCATGGCGCTGGTGTGCGACCCGGACCTGCTGATCGCCGACGAGCCGACCACCGCGCTGGACGTGACCGTGCAGGCCCAGATCCTGGATCTGCTGAAGGACCTCCAGCGGGAGTTCGGCACCGCGATCGTCTTCATCACCCACGACCTCGGGGTCATCGCCGACATGGCCGACGACATCATGGTCATGTACGCCGGGCGGGCGGTGGAGCGCGGCACGGTCGACGAGGTGCTCCGCGCGCCGCGGCACCCGTACACCTGGGGCCTGCTGAACTCCATGCCCCGGCTGGACTCCGACCTCGCCGCCCCGCTGGCACCCATCCCCGGGACACCGCCGAGCCTGCTCACCCCGCCGCCCGGCTGCCGCTTCCACCCCCGGTGCGCCTTCCGGGACCGGGTCGGCGGCGACCGCTGCGTCACCGAGAGCCCCGCGCTGGCGCCGGGCCGCTCCTCGGCGTGCCACCTCGGCGCCGAACAGCAACGCACCATCTTCACCGAAGAGATCAGGCCCCGACTGGGCTAG
- a CDS encoding ABC transporter permease, translating to MTSPIDTEGGGAPAVVSGALRPEPGTRAAELTGRSPGRLMWLRFRRDRTGVICAAVVIGYFVVALLAPLLVKLPGTDPYTLYGQDPAYADRPVLDEFGLPLGYLGGVSGEHWFGVEPQYGRDLFAMLLYGMRTSLYMALGITVLIMLTGVVIGLVGGYFGGRTDYWIGRGTDFFLSFPQQLFFIAFMPVVTSFFVDPREETPTYFRAMAMLIVLWLLGWMGMARLVRSTVLSLREREFVDAARVSGASPWRIVRKEILPNVVTPILVQFTYQLPSTILSIAFLSFAGVGFVEPTPDWGRLFAAGARYAEQDPAFMFFPGMALVIFVLCFNLLGDSVRDAFDPKSGR from the coding sequence GTGACAAGTCCTATCGATACAGAGGGCGGCGGGGCGCCGGCCGTCGTCTCCGGCGCGTTACGGCCGGAGCCGGGGACCCGGGCCGCCGAACTCACGGGCCGGTCGCCCGGCCGGCTGATGTGGCTGCGCTTCCGGCGCGACCGCACGGGCGTGATCTGCGCCGCCGTGGTGATCGGCTACTTCGTCGTCGCGCTGCTCGCGCCGCTGCTGGTGAAGCTGCCCGGCACCGATCCGTACACCCTCTACGGCCAGGATCCCGCCTACGCGGACCGTCCCGTGCTCGACGAATTCGGGCTTCCGCTCGGCTACTTGGGGGGCGTCTCGGGCGAGCACTGGTTCGGCGTCGAGCCGCAGTACGGCCGTGATCTCTTCGCCATGCTGCTGTACGGCATGCGCACCTCCCTGTACATGGCGCTCGGCATCACCGTCCTCATCATGCTCACCGGGGTCGTCATCGGCCTGGTCGGCGGGTACTTCGGCGGCCGCACGGACTACTGGATCGGCCGCGGCACCGACTTCTTCCTCTCCTTTCCGCAGCAGCTGTTCTTCATCGCGTTCATGCCCGTCGTGACGTCGTTCTTCGTGGACCCGCGCGAGGAGACGCCGACCTACTTCCGCGCCATGGCGATGCTGATCGTGCTGTGGCTGCTGGGCTGGATGGGCATGGCCCGGCTGGTCCGCTCCACCGTACTCTCCCTGCGCGAACGGGAGTTCGTGGACGCCGCCCGGGTCTCGGGCGCCTCGCCGTGGCGGATCGTCCGCAAGGAGATCCTGCCCAACGTCGTCACCCCGATCCTGGTGCAGTTCACGTACCAGCTGCCCAGCACCATCCTCAGCATCGCCTTCCTGTCCTTCGCCGGGGTCGGCTTCGTCGAGCCGACGCCCGACTGGGGACGCCTCTTCGCCGCCGGCGCCCGGTACGCCGAACAGGACCCGGCCTTCATGTTCTTCCCCGGGATGGCGCTGGTGATCTTCGTCCTGTGCTTCAACCTCCTCGGTGACTCCGTACGGGACGCGTTCGACCCCAAGTCCGGGCGCTAG